In a genomic window of Pseudoxanthomonas indica:
- the fabF gene encoding beta-ketoacyl-ACP synthase II codes for MSQRRRVVITGMGLVSPLGNDMASSWDGIVNGRSGIGHVTSFDASQFTTQIAGEIRNFDPTTFVSPKDAKKMDPFIHYGIAASFMALDDSGLEITEANAERIGAIVGSGIGGIHGIEEQTIKLHEGGPRKVSPFYVPSTIINMLPGQLSILKGLKGPSFSVVSACATSNHSIGVAMRTIQYGDADVMVAGGAELGSSPTSMAGFCTMKAMSTRNDEPTKASRPWDKDRDGFVLGDGAGVLILEEYEHAKARGARIYAELVGFGSSSDAHHMTAPSENGEGPARCLVAALKDSGLNPEQVEYLNAHGTSTPLGDLAETLAIKRALGDHAYKMMVSSTKSMTGHLLGAAGGAEAIFSVLAIHHGIIPPTINLDEASEGCDLDYVPHTAREKKIDVAVSNGFGFGGTNGTLVFKRI; via the coding sequence ATGAGCCAACGTCGCCGAGTCGTCATCACCGGTATGGGCCTGGTCTCGCCGCTGGGCAATGACATGGCCAGCAGCTGGGACGGCATCGTCAATGGCCGCTCCGGCATCGGGCATGTCACGTCCTTCGATGCATCGCAGTTCACCACCCAGATTGCCGGCGAGATCCGCAACTTCGATCCCACCACCTTCGTCTCGCCCAAAGACGCCAAGAAGATGGATCCGTTCATCCACTACGGCATCGCCGCGTCGTTCATGGCGCTGGATGATTCGGGCCTGGAGATCACCGAAGCCAATGCCGAGCGCATCGGCGCGATTGTCGGTTCCGGCATCGGCGGCATCCACGGCATCGAAGAGCAGACCATCAAGCTTCACGAAGGCGGCCCGCGCAAGGTCTCGCCGTTCTACGTGCCCAGCACCATCATCAACATGCTGCCCGGCCAGCTGTCGATCCTCAAAGGCCTGAAGGGTCCGAGCTTCTCGGTCGTCTCGGCCTGCGCCACCTCCAACCACTCCATTGGCGTGGCCATGCGCACCATCCAGTACGGCGATGCCGACGTGATGGTGGCCGGCGGTGCCGAACTCGGCTCCTCGCCGACCTCCATGGCCGGCTTCTGCACCATGAAGGCCATGTCCACCCGCAACGACGAGCCCACCAAGGCTTCTCGTCCCTGGGACAAGGACCGCGACGGCTTCGTGCTGGGCGACGGCGCCGGCGTGCTGATCCTGGAAGAGTACGAACACGCCAAGGCGCGCGGTGCGCGCATCTATGCCGAACTGGTCGGCTTCGGCTCCAGCTCCGACGCCCACCACATGACCGCACCCAGCGAAAACGGCGAAGGCCCGGCCCGCTGCCTGGTGGCCGCGCTCAAGGACTCGGGCCTCAATCCGGAGCAGGTGGAATACCTCAACGCGCACGGCACCTCCACGCCGCTGGGCGATCTGGCCGAAACCCTGGCCATCAAGCGCGCGCTGGGCGACCACGCCTACAAGATGATGGTCAGCTCGACCAAGTCGATGACCGGCCACCTCCTGGGCGCGGCGGGCGGTGCGGAAGCGATCTTCTCGGTGCTGGCGATCCACCACGGCATCATCCCGCCGACCATCAACCTGGACGAAGCCAGCGAAGGCTGCGATCTGGATTACGTGCCGCACACCGCGCGCGAGAAGAAGATCGACGTGGCCGTGTCCAATGGCTTTGGTTTTGGTGGCACCAACGGCACGTTGGTGTTCAAGCGCATCTAA
- a CDS encoding aminodeoxychorismate synthase component I, with protein sequence MILSQALPPDTDLLALHRRDPQRYPVLLESVASGTVQGRWDLLLMAAPGDGFVLHHDGLRDLAGNTIEHGFLDELDARWQSRRIDREEPRWPFRGGWALLLSYELAGEVEPVLQLPPRTDPDAMPVAVALRCPAAILRDRGTGDCVAVAEPGNEALLEQLHADLAAPAIAPLPAWRAPDAIDEDPPQRFTDGVTRILDYLAAGDVFQVNLSRAWSAKYAAPLAPAALYDRLRSANPAPFAGLFAGDNWAVVSSSPERLVSVRGEVVETRPIAGTRPRFPGDDDAARIRELVGHPKERAEHVMLIDLERNDLGRVCTPGSVQVDELMTVESYAHVHHIVSNVRGHLRSDATPGDVIRATFPGGTITGCPKVRCMQIIGELEQVARGAYTGAFGWLNRDGDLDLNILIRSAEVLPAGQGSEVRFRTGAGIVADSDPDKELDETRAKARGLLKALEP encoded by the coding sequence ATGATCCTGTCCCAAGCGCTCCCCCCCGACACCGACCTGCTCGCGCTGCATCGCCGCGATCCCCAGCGCTATCCCGTGCTGCTGGAATCGGTCGCCTCCGGCACCGTGCAAGGCCGCTGGGATCTGCTGCTGATGGCCGCACCCGGTGACGGCTTCGTCCTGCACCACGACGGCCTGCGCGACCTTGCCGGCAACACAATCGAACACGGCTTCCTCGACGAACTCGATGCCCGCTGGCAATCCCGGCGCATCGATCGCGAAGAACCGCGCTGGCCATTCCGCGGCGGCTGGGCGCTGCTGCTGAGCTACGAACTGGCGGGCGAAGTGGAACCCGTCCTGCAGCTGCCACCACGCACCGACCCCGATGCCATGCCCGTGGCCGTGGCGCTGCGTTGCCCCGCTGCGATCCTGCGCGACCGTGGCACCGGCGATTGCGTGGCCGTGGCCGAACCCGGCAACGAAGCGCTGCTGGAACAACTGCACGCCGATCTCGCCGCGCCCGCCATCGCGCCGCTACCGGCATGGCGCGCCCCCGATGCCATCGACGAAGACCCACCGCAGCGCTTCACCGATGGCGTCACCCGCATCCTCGACTACCTTGCCGCGGGCGACGTCTTCCAGGTCAACCTGTCGCGCGCCTGGAGCGCGAAGTACGCCGCACCGCTGGCACCGGCCGCGTTGTATGACCGCCTGCGCAGCGCCAATCCCGCACCGTTCGCCGGCCTGTTCGCCGGCGACAACTGGGCCGTGGTCAGCTCCTCACCCGAGCGTCTGGTCTCGGTGCGCGGCGAGGTGGTCGAGACGCGCCCGATCGCCGGCACCCGCCCGCGCTTCCCCGGCGATGACGATGCCGCGCGCATCCGCGAACTGGTCGGCCATCCCAAGGAACGCGCCGAACACGTGATGCTGATCGATCTGGAGCGCAACGACCTGGGCCGGGTCTGCACGCCCGGCAGCGTGCAGGTCGATGAGTTGATGACGGTCGAGAGCTACGCCCACGTCCACCACATCGTCAGCAACGTACGCGGCCACCTTCGCAGCGACGCCACTCCGGGCGATGTCATCCGCGCCACCTTTCCCGGCGGCACCATCACCGGCTGCCCCAAGGTCCGCTGCATGCAGATCATCGGCGAACTGGAACAGGTCGCCCGCGGCGCCTACACGGGTGCGTTCGGCTGGCTCAACCGCGACGGCGACCTCGACCTCAACATCCTGATCCGCAGCGCCGAAGTGTTGCCGGCCGGGCAGGGCAGCGAAGTGCGCTTCCGCACCGGCGCCGGCATCGTCGCCGACTCCGATCCGGACAAGGAGCTGGACGAAACCCGCGCCAAGGCCCGCGGCCTGTTGAAGGCGCTGGAACCCTGA
- the mltG gene encoding endolytic transglycosylase MltG has product MASGCKRGCRTIALTLLLLILAGAAAGAWFWQRYSSFADQPLQQITQPTSVEVASGDSFARVLRKIRAQGVTAGNDLEWQALARQLDAAGKLKVGEYALAPGTTPRDLLVRMRDGKTLQFRFTIVEGWNIRQLRNALKAATPLKQQTADLDDAALMSKLGFAGQHPEGRFLPETYVYTSSESDFDVLKRAHEAMDKALAEAWKDRDPQAPLSSPEEALILASIVEKETGIAEERPAIAGVFARRLKIGMRLQTDPTVIYGIGSRYDGNIRKADLLTDTPYNTYTRAGLPPTPIAMPGVDALQAAVQPQPGNALYFVAVGDGSGRHVFTGSLQEHNAAVARYLVTRRQTLDKAKQQ; this is encoded by the coding sequence GTGGCTTCAGGCTGCAAGCGCGGTTGCCGCACCATCGCCCTCACCCTGTTGTTGCTGATCCTGGCCGGCGCTGCCGCAGGCGCGTGGTTCTGGCAGCGCTACAGCAGCTTCGCCGACCAGCCCCTGCAGCAGATCACCCAGCCCACCTCGGTGGAAGTGGCCAGCGGCGATTCTTTCGCCCGCGTGCTGCGCAAGATCCGCGCGCAGGGCGTCACCGCCGGCAATGATCTGGAATGGCAGGCGTTGGCGCGCCAGCTCGACGCCGCCGGCAAGCTCAAGGTCGGCGAATACGCCCTGGCTCCCGGCACCACCCCGCGCGATCTGCTGGTGCGCATGCGCGACGGCAAGACCCTGCAATTCCGCTTCACCATCGTCGAAGGCTGGAACATCCGCCAACTGCGCAACGCGCTCAAGGCCGCCACCCCGCTCAAGCAGCAGACCGCGGATCTGGACGACGCCGCGCTGATGAGCAAGCTCGGCTTCGCCGGCCAGCATCCGGAAGGCCGCTTCCTGCCCGAGACCTACGTCTACACCAGCAGCGAATCCGACTTCGACGTGCTCAAGCGCGCCCACGAGGCGATGGACAAGGCGCTGGCCGAGGCCTGGAAAGATCGCGACCCGCAAGCGCCGCTGTCCTCGCCGGAAGAAGCGCTGATCCTCGCTTCCATCGTCGAAAAGGAAACCGGCATCGCCGAAGAACGCCCGGCCATTGCCGGCGTGTTCGCACGCCGCCTGAAAATCGGCATGCGCCTGCAGACCGATCCCACCGTGATCTACGGCATTGGCTCGCGCTACGACGGCAACATCCGCAAGGCCGACCTGCTCACCGACACCCCGTACAACACCTACACCCGTGCCGGCCTGCCACCCACGCCGATCGCCATGCCCGGCGTGGACGCGCTGCAGGCGGCGGTGCAACCCCAGCCCGGCAACGCCCTGTATTTCGTGGCCGTGGGCGATGGTAGTGGCCGGCATGTATTCACCGGCTCGCTGCAGGAACACAATGCCGCCGTGGCGCGCTACCTGGTGACGCGCCGGCAGACTCTGGACAAGGCGAAGCAGCAATGA
- the tmk gene encoding dTMP kinase: MSPGILRHPHFISLEGGEGAGKTSAITALREQLQARGHEVVLTREPGGTPLAERIRELILQPQGEALVPDTELLLVFAARAQHVQQVIRPALQRGAFVVSDRFTDSSYAYQGEGRGLDPAWIAELEKRVVGLQPSLTLLLDLDVREGRARTAGRDLWPDRIESEQDDFFERVRQGYRNRAAADPQRFRLIDASQSPQQVGESVRNAIWQWLETLDTLV; this comes from the coding sequence ATGAGCCCCGGCATCCTCCGCCACCCGCATTTCATCAGCCTGGAAGGCGGCGAGGGCGCGGGCAAGACCAGCGCCATCACCGCCCTGCGCGAACAACTGCAGGCACGCGGCCACGAGGTGGTGCTGACCCGCGAACCCGGCGGCACCCCGCTGGCCGAACGCATCCGCGAGCTCATCCTGCAACCGCAGGGCGAAGCGCTGGTGCCCGACACCGAACTGCTGCTGGTGTTCGCCGCGCGCGCCCAGCACGTGCAGCAGGTGATCCGCCCGGCGCTGCAGCGCGGCGCGTTCGTGGTGAGCGATCGCTTCACCGATTCCAGCTATGCCTACCAGGGCGAAGGCCGCGGCCTGGACCCGGCCTGGATTGCCGAACTGGAAAAGCGCGTGGTGGGCCTGCAACCCAGCCTGACCCTGCTGCTGGATCTGGACGTACGCGAAGGTCGCGCCCGCACCGCCGGCCGCGACCTGTGGCCGGACCGCATCGAGAGCGAGCAGGACGATTTCTTCGAACGCGTGCGCCAGGGTTACCGCAACCGCGCCGCCGCCGATCCGCAACGCTTCCGCCTGATTGACGCCAGCCAATCGCCGCAGCAGGTGGGCGAGTCCGTGCGCAACGCCATCTGGCAATGGCTGGAAACCCTGGACACGCTGGTATGA